From the genome of Candidatus Poribacteria bacterium:
TGAACATTTCAAACCTTTTGCGTTTGCTTACTTCGGCGATTCAGATACTGAAGATTGGTATGTTGAGGTATTGAATATCTTTACCTGGACGCAGGGGAATACGCGTATCAACACCGGTTTTGAACATGACCTCTCTGCTCTCTTTTTTTCTGAGAAACCCTTCACTGAATCTGACGATAGCCCTGAAATCCAAAAAGTGTCCTCAGATTACAGAAGTGAGCCAAATCCATCTAAAGATTTGCTAATCAAACTAAAAAATACCGGAACACCGCTGGGTCGATATGGAAATATCTATAGTGGTATTTCACTAGGACACAAAAGTGCATTCCTCATAGATGAATATACCTATGAACGTCTGCTCGCTGAAGACCGTAGTTGTGCAGATCTCATAGAACAGTTTCCTGATAAACCTAGGAAATGGAGATGGGAATCAAGTAACGCAATCTATATTCCTAGCAGTAAAAACAAGCGGTGGCCCTGGTCAGGCATAAGAGATGAATCAGAAGCCGAGCGGATTTTTGAAACGACCTATCCAGCAATTAGCAAACATCTACGCTTCTATAAAGACAGATTAAAGAAAAAGACAAACCCGGTGGTATTTTATTGGGAGTTCCCACCGCGCAACATTTATGATAAATTAAAACAGCCCAAAATTATTTATCGGGCTACTCATACTTCTATGCAAGCTGCCTATGACACATCCCATAGACTTCTCTCAAGCGCAACGTTGTTCATACCAACAAAAGATCTTTCCTTGCTGGCAATCTTAAACAGCAAACTTTTCGGTTGGTTTGCTCACAAAGAATGCAGATCTCCAAATCCGGAGATCAAACGGCTGTCTTTCTCAAAGCAAAACATGGAAAAGATCCCAGTAGCCTCACAAACAGCAAAACAAAAAGCGGACTTTTCAAATCTAGTCCAGCGGATACTTGAGGCACCCGATAGCCCTGAAGTCTCCGATATTGAACGGAAAATAGACCAATTGATATACGAACTTTACGAATTAACACCCGCGGAGATCGTATTAATAGAGGAGGAAACCAACCAATGAAAGTCTTAGTCATCGGTGGGACGGGCAACATTAGCCGTGGAATTGTTGCTGCGCTGCAAAGCCGAAATCACGAAGTCGTTCTGTTCAACCGCGGACAACACAGGGATGTACCGCCTCCAGATGTCCGCGTCATCCACGGCGACCGAAAAGATCGCGAGGATTTTGAGGCGAAAGTAGGTGCGGAAGCGTGGGATGCCGTGATTGATATGATTAGCTTCAATGCAGACGATGCCGCTTCCGCACTTCGGGCATGTCAGGGACGCGTCGGACACTTCGTCCACTGCTCAACAGTGATGACTTATGGACCACCGTTCGCTGGTATCAACCTTTCAGAGAGTGCACCGTTGCAAGGAACATCGGGCTATGGACTCGGCAAAATCGAGGCGGATAATCTGCTGTTGGAGGCGCATGAACGCGATGGATTCCCTGTAACTATTTTCAAGCCGTCCTACACACACGGACCTGGCATGAATCTCCTACGTCAAGTCGGTGGAGATGGTAGTTGGATCGACCGGTTGCGGAAGGGAAAACCGATCCTTTCCGCAGGCGATGGATTAAATTATTTTCAATTCCTGTCATCTCGAGACGCAGGTTTTGCGTTTACAGATGTACTCGGCAAATCCGATTGCTTCGGTGAAATCTACAACATCGTCCATCCGCAGGCGCGAACATGGGACGAATGGCACCGTGCAGCGGCGGAGGCACTCGGTGTTGACATAGAGATTGTGCATGTGTCGCAAGAGACACTCATCGCAATGTCACCGGAGCGATTCAGCGGATTACGAGGTAACTTCGGGCATACTCAAATCTTCAGTCACGAGAAATTAGCGGCAGTGCTACCCGAATTCTGTCCACAAGTTCCGGTTACAGAAAGTGTCGCAGAAAACATCGCGTGGATGGACAAACACAATCTGATTCCAGATAGCGATGCAGACGATTTGGAAGATCAAG
Proteins encoded in this window:
- a CDS encoding NAD-dependent epimerase/dehydratase family protein — its product is MKVLVIGGTGNISRGIVAALQSRNHEVVLFNRGQHRDVPPPDVRVIHGDRKDREDFEAKVGAEAWDAVIDMISFNADDAASALRACQGRVGHFVHCSTVMTYGPPFAGINLSESAPLQGTSGYGLGKIEADNLLLEAHERDGFPVTIFKPSYTHGPGMNLLRQVGGDGSWIDRLRKGKPILSAGDGLNYFQFLSSRDAGFAFTDVLGKSDCFGEIYNIVHPQARTWDEWHRAAAEALGVDIEIVHVSQETLIAMSPERFSGLRGNFGHTQIFSHEKLAAVLPEFCPQVPVTESVAENIAWMDKHNLIPDSDADDLEDQVIEAVRNLPRIR